In Bombus affinis isolate iyBomAffi1 chromosome 11, iyBomAffi1.2, whole genome shotgun sequence, one genomic interval encodes:
- the LOC126922297 gene encoding ADP-ribosylation factor-like protein 16: MCLCLGPVKSGKTFLMKRLQGDEMDNATHTVSTNGINLFTIKNSTGEFDMIIKEIGGSMAPIWKHYFEKTRKLIYVIDTSNLCQISAAGVLLYSLLLDPRLRNIKIALTLNKMDLSYRQMRNEALLILHYSRLQKEATQELSIFETSGMTGQGIEELRNWLFDPTTLKSAINANK, from the exons ATGTGTCTTTGTCTTGGTCCTGTTAAATCGGGTAAAACATTTTTAATGAAACGATTACAAGGAGATGAAATGGATAATGCGACTCATACTGTTTCTACGAATGGCATAAAtctttttacaataaaaaataGTACCGGAGAATTTGATATGATTATTAAAGAAATAGGTGGTAGTATGGCACCAATATGGAAACATTACTTTGAAAAG ACACGGAAGCTTATTTATGTAATAGATACAAGCAATCTTTGCCAAATAAGCGCGGCAGGAGTATTACTTTACTCATTATTACTCGACCCTAGACTGCGAAATATAAAAATCGCATTAACATTGAACAAAATGGACCTTTCTTATCGTCAAATGCGCAACGAAGCCTTACTTATACTTCATTATTCACGTCTACAAAAGGAAGCTACGCAAGAATTATCTATATTTGAAACTAGTGGAATGACCGGTCAAGGTATCGAAGAATTAAGAAACTGGTTGTTTGATCCAACCACTTTAAAATCTGCAATAAATGCAAAcaagtaa